From Hydractinia symbiolongicarpus strain clone_291-10 chromosome 11, HSymV2.1, whole genome shotgun sequence, the proteins below share one genomic window:
- the LOC130614337 gene encoding uncharacterized protein LOC130614337, translating into MSRYTVAYADNIGNVREKLKQEGIRKLKIFICSKNATGVCNHCPFKSARTRDLHEKLKHNMDRREPDVIQQPIIKDHVLCYQKALFTINLLLKNLNDAIRQGDGERLIESYKLVLLYFKATQRHKYAYTILKLLYRIRLEPENAFKLTWGRFIYTQGYKGRNISNDLHLGHLNHFLKELLRSLRSNINEKNAERVSYTLQNMKGKKYYSYM; encoded by the exons ATGTCTAGATACACAGTAGCATATGCTGACAACATAGGCAATGTAAGAGAAAAACTTAAACAAGAAGGCATAAGAAAGCTGAAAATATTCATCTGCTCCAAAAATGCTACTGGAGTATGTAATCATTGCCCCTTCAAATCCGCACGTACGAGGGATCTTCATGAGAAACTGAAGCATAACATGGACAG ACGCGAACCTGATGTAATACAGCAGCCTATTATAAAGGACCACGTCCTATGTTATCAGAAAGCCTTGTTCACTATCAATCTGCTACTCAAGAACTTGAATGATGCAATAAGACAGGGAGATGGTGAACGATTAATCGAAAGTTATAAGTTGGTTCTGCTTTACTTCAAGGCAACTCAGCGTCACAAATACGCATACACCATCCTGAAGTTGTTATACCGAATCAGATTGGAACCGGAAAATGCATTCAAGTTGACCTGGGGAAGGTTCATTTATACACAGGGATACAAAGGAAGAAATATATCAAATGATCTTCACCTGGgacatttaaatcattttttaaaggaattaCTGCGTTCATTGCGTAGCAACATCAATGAAAAAAATGCTGAAAGGGTGTCGTATACATTACAAAATATGAAAGGTAAAAAATATTACAGCTATATGTGA
- the LOC130614336 gene encoding uncharacterized protein LOC130614336 isoform X1, whose product MLRICSIRLIFYRVYIGQQVACFGILFKARYHKSRACIVSHRNDQLFIAAGAKKQAFKWFNALGVTNSYQTALNKNKKLACNHDRDVKGWKNMIESNDPESVGYQVILFSLVIQKRCISNISCIYIVCWQIIGDNLDYEVNVRHQGINNPNRSHHWFHYIAVKDRVHPSQDPKSFEDYRRASVLPDNHTLVMLADNFKHLVTRTIVSFIPAFESFKKHTQKHIAHPFVDEMSKKSEVVSLGLLLESENTASGITKILRHIQKEYVPQSINENGKLEILQPIPFGGDQLTEERSINIIRAFLDGDTSYDRIEGLQPKFEDWHLKMTLYKVSIFF is encoded by the exons ATGTTACGAATATGTTCTATACGCTTAATATTTTACAGGGTATATATTGGACAACAAGTGGCGTGTTTCGGAATCCTGTTCAAAGCAAGATATCATAAAAGCAGAGCCTGTATAGTCTCGCATCGCAATGACCAGCTGTTCATTGCCGCTGGTGCTAAGAAGCAGGCGTTTAAATGGTTCAATGCCCTTGGTGTAACCAATAGTTATCAAACTGCattgaacaaaaacaagaaattagCCTGTAATCATGACCGAGACGTTAAAGGTTGGAAAAATATGATAGAATCCAATGATCCGGAGAGTGTTGGGTACCAGGTAATACTTTTTTCTCTAGTAATTCAGAAACGTTGCATTTCAAATATAAGCTGCATATATATTGTATGTTGGCAGATTATTGGCGATAATCTAGACTACGAAGTTAACGTCAGACACCAAGGAATCAACAATCCCAATAGGAGTCATCACTGGTTTCATTACATAGCTGTTAAAGATCGCGTGCACCCCTCTCAAG aTCCTAAAAGTTTTGAAGATTACAGGCGTGCAAGTGTTCTACCAGATAACCACACGCTCGTGATGTTGGCAGATAATTTCAAGCACTTGGTAACAAGAACTATCGTATCCTTCATACCAGCGTTTGAATCTTTCAAGAAACATACGCAGAAACATATAGCACATCCATTTGTCgatgaaatgtcgaaaaaatcAGAGGTGGTTAGTCTTGGACTGTTGTTGGAGTCGGAAAACACGGCATCTGGAATTACTAAGATCTTACGTCATATACAGAAAGAATATGTGCCACAATCGATAAACGAAAACGGAAAATTGGAG ATACTTCAACCGATTCCTTTTGGTGGGGACCAATTGACTGAGGAACGTTCTATCAACATCATTCGCGCTTTTCTGGATGGCGATACCAGCTACGATCGTATTGAAGGTCTACAACCCAAATTTGAAGACTGGCACTTGAAAATGACTCTTTACAaggtatcaatttttttttaa
- the LOC130614336 gene encoding uncharacterized protein LOC130614336 isoform X2 codes for MLRICSIRLIFYRVYIGQQVACFGILFKARYHKSRACIVSHRNDQLFIAAGAKKQAFKWFNALGVTNSYQTALNKNKKLACNHDRDVKGWKNMIESNDPESVGYQIIGDNLDYEVNVRHQGINNPNRSHHWFHYIAVKDRVHPSQDPKSFEDYRRASVLPDNHTLVMLADNFKHLVTRTIVSFIPAFESFKKHTQKHIAHPFVDEMSKKSEVVSLGLLLESENTASGITKILRHIQKEYVPQSINENGKLEILQPIPFGGDQLTEERSINIIRAFLDGDTSYDRIEGLQPKFEDWHLKMTLYKVSIFF; via the exons ATGTTACGAATATGTTCTATACGCTTAATATTTTACAGGGTATATATTGGACAACAAGTGGCGTGTTTCGGAATCCTGTTCAAAGCAAGATATCATAAAAGCAGAGCCTGTATAGTCTCGCATCGCAATGACCAGCTGTTCATTGCCGCTGGTGCTAAGAAGCAGGCGTTTAAATGGTTCAATGCCCTTGGTGTAACCAATAGTTATCAAACTGCattgaacaaaaacaagaaattagCCTGTAATCATGACCGAGACGTTAAAGGTTGGAAAAATATGATAGAATCCAATGATCCGGAGAGTGTTGGGTACCAG ATTATTGGCGATAATCTAGACTACGAAGTTAACGTCAGACACCAAGGAATCAACAATCCCAATAGGAGTCATCACTGGTTTCATTACATAGCTGTTAAAGATCGCGTGCACCCCTCTCAAG aTCCTAAAAGTTTTGAAGATTACAGGCGTGCAAGTGTTCTACCAGATAACCACACGCTCGTGATGTTGGCAGATAATTTCAAGCACTTGGTAACAAGAACTATCGTATCCTTCATACCAGCGTTTGAATCTTTCAAGAAACATACGCAGAAACATATAGCACATCCATTTGTCgatgaaatgtcgaaaaaatcAGAGGTGGTTAGTCTTGGACTGTTGTTGGAGTCGGAAAACACGGCATCTGGAATTACTAAGATCTTACGTCATATACAGAAAGAATATGTGCCACAATCGATAAACGAAAACGGAAAATTGGAG ATACTTCAACCGATTCCTTTTGGTGGGGACCAATTGACTGAGGAACGTTCTATCAACATCATTCGCGCTTTTCTGGATGGCGATACCAGCTACGATCGTATTGAAGGTCTACAACCCAAATTTGAAGACTGGCACTTGAAAATGACTCTTTACAaggtatcaatttttttttaa